The Rhizophagus irregularis chromosome 12, complete sequence sequence TTgctattaaaattctttttggtTTACCATTATGGGTTGGGACATTGTTAACTGCTATGGATACTTTTACTTTCATGTTGTTACAAAATTATGGTGTAAGAAAATTAGAGGCATTTTTTATGGCATTGATTGCATTAATGGCTGTTTGTTTTTGGATTGAAATGTTTCAAAGTGAACCAAATGTAGGAGGAATAGTTAAAGGAATGTTGATTCCCACCGTTCCATCTAGTGCTGTTGTACAAGCTGTAGCGATGATTGGAGCCGGTATAACAATTATTTACTGAATTTAATTGCAAATGATTTTATCCTCtctaacttattttatttatattttagttattatgCCGCATAATTTATATCTCCATTCAGCATTAGTTATGACACGTAAAACAGATCATAGTTCCAAAGCAAAGCTCAAAGAAGCTAACTTCTACTTTTCTATCGAGAGTACAATGGCATTATTTTGTTCATATCTCATCAATATGGCGATTGTAGTTGTTTTTGCACAAGTGTTTTACATTCCTAGTAAATCAAAAGCATTAAAAACTTTACCGGGATTGTATGATGCTGCAGATGTTTTAACAAAGACTTTAGGCAGAGGTGCAAGATATCTTTGGGCACTTGGGCTTTTAAGTGCTGGTCAAAGTAAGTCATAATTTGTGACTAATTATGAGTTAATCAAAATGAgaagattataaatttaagtGAATTTCTCTTTGTACCAGGTTCTACAATGACTGGCACTTTAGCTGGTCAATATGTTATGGAAGGATATTTTGGAAAGATTTTTTCCAAATCATGGCATCGTGTAGCTATCACACGTGGTGTTGCATTGGTACCTTCTATGTTGGTGGCATTATTTGcagtaagtttatataatatacttttttttatatacataaatatacttaattatttttgctaATAGGTTGATCATTTTGATACAATGGGAGAACTTTTAAATGTTCTTCAAAGCCTTTGTCTTCCCTGTGCGTTAATTCCAATCCTTAAGCTTACCAGCTCAAAGGAAGTAATGGGAAATACATTTCGATCATATAATCTTTGGAAATATGTTACATGGAGTTTAgcttttactattattttctttaatctttttttatttataatatacctAGAAGAATTACCCAATATATACGTTGGTTATATTTGTGGTATCATTTATTTTGCTTTTGTCTTATATATTGTGATTTTACCACTTGATGGAAAACAAGAAGTCTTAGATATTGATGAAATGGATGGATATAAAGTAATGACAAATCATTCGGGATAAAAATTCttcgataaataataatctttcaatCTGTATTCCtgtactttattttatttttatttttatttttacttttttactaACAGGACATTTCAAAAACATCATCATAGATATTTATACCCTACATATAatctatttctttataatttcctaaaaaaatttcactaatTAGATTAATGTATTTTCcttaatttactattattaatcaataatgttaatgtaaataaataaaaacaacattatggtttcttttttttttttgaaagaaaatgatttttcattCGTTTAAGCAATTGTAATTAATAGCTACAAAGAATTGCTAGAGCTTATCTTTTCTAGTGGCAATAGTTCTGTATTTCATGTTATCAATACTTTATCTCTCGTTCTAGTAAactatttcataaaaaaaaaaatcaattatattgataaaaaatcgAAATGAAATTCTCATATTTCAAGGAACCATGCTTTGGGAAAGAGCATGAAAAAAACTGATGTGGTAgtttattcatatattatatGCATTAAAATGATAAGGTGTGCGTAGATGAATATCTTTAAATAAGGAATACCACTTGAAATTAAagtggaaaaattttttattaccacAATTTAAATATCACGTGAATCAATATCACTTTAGATTTATAGATTAACTCgaaaatctattaaaaaataataataataacaaaataatacatatataaaaaaatttgacacaATAATTTGGAAAGATAactaattataatcattattattgacattattaaatacattttttttttttagaaaattttgaattatttgttttgaattatatatttttttcacaattctGCTTCATTTTCAGCTACATCTACTATATCCTCTTCTTCCTTTTCAGAATTACCTAGCTCATCATCTTCTGAAATGAAATCCACGTCACTGTTATAAACTGGTTCTTCTTGTTCAATAGTAAAAACAGGCATGTGATCTTTGCTGATCTAGATGAGATTTTGATATAAGTACAGACTAATAAAGAGCTGATTATCGTAGCAACGCTTTAACTAACCTCTTCAACGAGATTACAAAAATTCTCAAATTCTTCACTATTCTGACAATAAAATCCCAGCAACATGGAAGGATCCAATTGTGAAATTGGTATTTTACGTAATGTATCACAATGAAAAGTTGCCATTTccttttatgaaaataaattagtgaGATTATAttccattaaaaaatattattaatacatttctTACTTCTTCAGTGAATTCTTGTATGGCTTTCAATTCTAACGCTGGCCTTGAATGATGTGGATCAAGATAAAATAAGTCATCtcctaaatttttaataataatatcgatTTTAGTTATTAGCTTCTTCAAATaacacaattatttatttcaccGTCAAACCTTGTGTTCCAATAAAGTAATACGAAGAAGACGGCTTTCCTCTGTTAGaattaatatacatataattttaaaatttaacaaataagcATGAGTAATTACAGAATTTTCAGTATTATACTTACCCGGCTATTCCTACACTATGTGGAAATCTAAAATAAGCCTAAAATTCAACagatatcaaaaattttgataagaGAAGTTACactcaataatattaatagctaaaataatagtatttttaacCTTTAAAGCATCATAATATTTTGGATTGAGGTTATCGGTTCCCAACCGTGTGGAGACGAGAATCAAAACGGACTGAAAAAAATCCCTTCCAGATCGATTATTTTTTGCTACCTTGTAtacttcatttttatatactacTCCATCTGTTACAACGTGTACACTTAATTGTGCGGCTGAATAATCTTCTACCAAAGCtctaaagatttttaatttaatcattattactaaaagtaaaaatcctttttttaggGAAAAAGAATTGCCCAATAATGTTTACATACTTTATAACTTGGGAGGCGGTTAGAGGACCAAACCATTCACCAATATTCTTTCCAAGTTGTTTACCTAATAGAGCGACACGATGAACGGAAAAGGGGCATCGTGATGACATGTCATCTATAAACCATGCAAGAATCTACTATCATAACACAAATAAATACTTTGtcttagaaaattaaaataaataaaaataaataaacaatatcgTACCTCTACATATCTATCCCATGAATCTTCACCTCTATTTATTCTTCGCCATTCTAAATAAATCAGAAAAAGAAAGGTCAACAAAAGTTGTACCTAGAATAATCGAATGAAAATTTTGTCATATCTCATGacaacaatatataaaaattaagaagaTACAGCAGCAAAATTATCGGGATTCATaagttcattatttatattgcaataataaaaggaaaatcCACTAACCTCTGCCCAAAAACTGAATTATTAAAGCATTTGCAAGCAATGATTGACTTGACCTTAACATACAACCCCATCCTCCATCATTTGTAAAGTGTGTTGGTTTTATAGGTGCATAATTGTGTCTATATGTACACCATATCCGTGAAGTAAAATCTTGATAAAATTCAGCTGGGAAATTAGTTGGCGATAATGTCTGTTGTTGCATTGAAAGATGCGGAAAAGATCCGGGTGTAGTGTAATAATAATGTGATCCTTCATAGAAAGAACCGTTAGATTCACTTGAATTACGATCACCACTGACTTCATAACAAACACCCATCAACCAAATTGAATTATCTTTTGATATTTGACTAATAGGTTCTGGTGTTGATCCGTTATTTAAACTATCAAGTAATCCTTGCTTGAAACGAGCAAACTCGGGATCGTCCTTATCAGACACTTCCCCGTTCGTATCATGAGAAGAGACCCAAAAAGAACTAAACCAGCTCGATATCCTTTTGGTAACTTCACCTGTCCCCGTgttttctttatcattatttacattacAAGCATTGTTACGCCCGGGTTTTGGTCTTGGTTGTGGTCTGGGTGAACCGGACAAATTCTCCTCTTCACCAAGACTATCTAATATCTCAGCTTCAGTCGCCTCACGGATCCCGCCGTCAGACAGAGAGATGGATTCTTCAGAAGTACCTTCAAGAGGTTTTGTAAACTCGTCAACTTTAATGGGTTCAGAAGTCAAAACCCCATCGTTCTCCATGTTTTTAGAAAAAGCAAggtaaatgtttataaaatatattttaaggaaTGTGCtgctaatttaactaaatattatatcataaattttaaaatagagAATCGGTAAAAATCCATTGATGACgtctatatttataaaattcgaATATGTCACAATTTTACGTAACTACATCGAATTTtcacattattattaactatttatattattgaaattatttttaatataaattacaaaatgttaatatttgaATCCTTTTATTCCTGAAAAAGTGAGCCATTTTAGTTCAAATATGGCAtcttaaacaaaataattatggcTGTATATACTTTAAAGGATAGTTTAGTTGGATTATTTcagatttattaatatgagGTAGATATTAactttatattgaaaatttgacAAAATAGGAATGTGGGTAAATAAACAAGAGAGAAAAGGTAAATGGAATTATAATGATAGATGAACTGTATTCGCCAACggattcattataaataattaaattttatacaaagtattaaatatacgCCATCTAAAATCTGCGCTAATCATGTGGCACAGCATGATTTTTTACACTgtgtatataataaacaaaaatgatttggataaattggataaattatgattgttgtttttttcttGCATACGTTATAAGGTCcctaataaaaaacattgatttttaataaaagaaaaaaaaatgcataaattTTAGCTATTAAATTCTTACGTGATAATACTTGTCCAAGGAACATTAACAAATGTCATACAGCATTTCAAACTTTCAGGGTCAGATGATGACTTATCTGTTATAGATTGTGATAGTCTTTTCAAAGATTGAAAAAACGAATTAGATGAAGTTGACCTTTGAGGATTACGAATAGTAGTTTTTCCATTATTAATAGTAAGTGTATTACTACTATTTCCGCTATTAAAATTCCATGGTTCTATGTCTGAGTTCGCATTAATCGAAGAAACAAAGTTTGATTCACTTGTTGTTATATCTAAGAAATTGTCCTCATTTGCTTCATCTAAAGAAGATGCAGTGATCGCAACCTTATAGacgtttattattttagtttaaataggacaaaaaaaaataatcaaaaattcataaaataatttataacgaACCTGTGCATGTCCTTTTCCGCCTGGTCCTCGCATCATAATATATTCAGTTGGCGGCGTTACGGGTCCCATCTTAAATCTCTTGTTCAATTTATTAGCGGCTTTTTgcttataaatttctaataaattagaataagaAGCAGCACCttgaaataaagtaatttttgaaTCGTTTGATGGCTGTGGAAAAGGCCCATTCGTCATTGACCTTCGGAATCTGTTACTACTTCTGCTAATGTTAGTGGAAGTACCATAATAATCATCATCGCTATCATTGTCTCTATCGCTAaggtcatcatcatcatctgattTATTTGGTATCGTCACTGCTAATTCTACACATAAATATTCTCCATCTGTAACAATTAAATGTTCAAACATATCCTCATAATCAtcaattacataataaataaggGGATAAGAGCACTCCATTGATGTTTCTTTAACATCCATTCTAGATTTAGTCGGAAGAGCATAAACACGTTTTGAAACATGCTTCTTTGAGCATGTCATACTTGTCTTCTGGTTTGGTCCATTTGAATTATCATTTGGTGTTCTCGTACAAACCGCAACTGTTAATTTACAAGGTAACTAATATAAGTACGGATTAATCCAGCGAATCCGTTTAATTAgggaaatttacaaataattcaaaatatataattaaagtatgaataaataattaaatataagaaataataatttcagatTATATCCAGGTACCTGAACGAttaaattcagaaaaaatgtttctttccATAACACTGCATCATCTAAAGGTGGCAAGCTATTTGGAgtagtttttcttttaacaaatACAGGATCaagattttcattttctgAATGTGTTTGTCttacaaaaaataacaaatcatCGTTTTTAGTATCACTATTCACgagaaaaaattcttcaaaaaggTTTGGCCATCTAAATCACGGAGCCAAAGATTCCTTATAAGcgtaagtaataaaaaatttattctaaagTAAacaaaacataattttttgttatataaaccTTGGATCTCCTGCATCCAGGTCCTGGTCGCTAAACAATTCAGGTTGTGATCCAGGACTTCGAAACATTCGCTGATGAGAAGTAACTGCACTATTAGGAGTGGCGGATATAGGACCGTGAAGATTTTCAGAAATAAGTCGATCAAGAATGAGTTGAAGGTGCGCCATGTttacttttcctttttctttgtCTTTGAAAAGAACTTTGTCACATTAATTTAAACTTCAGTAAACCGTTTTCTTTTTGAACGAACACATGAAATTTACACCGTTATTTCCATATAAGGGGTCTGAATCCGTGttcgatcacgtgattaatCGACCTTCCAGTTTTGTTTTAACTTTGTAGTAATTAAAAGCTAAAACGGAATCCTGTTTGTGAtggaatttttagaaatagaTTTCCATATACCGTTGGTATAATAATCAATAGAACCATTTCAATGCAACGTATAAAGAACCTTCGCAGATATTAAAACGATTAGGTAACTGCAAAGGGAAAGATTATCTTGTAGCATTTCTAGATAAAATGCTTCCTTTCACTTACTCGAGCTAGTATTCCTTTTCTggtattttttgcaaataaaacgAATTTAATCAAAAGGTATTCGTGTATTCAAAGCTTAGTAATACTTTAGGAGATAAATATCGTCATTCGAGTGAATTTCACCATTctcaaaaatgttttttttgcaaacacCGAGATGATGGTTTTAGTATTACTTCGGCCATCTCAATTGAAATTTCTTTCAGCATGTAGATACAAACCATATACTTGATTTTCGTGAATCTTCAAAATCCCGTAGTTATTCTATAGTTTCATTATAAGTTAacaattttacatattaaacaataattatataaaaaataaatgaaatttaaaaagttgtgTAAATAGTACATGTATACAATATGTCAGAAAACTTTTGTATTGTTTCACTACTGGAATTTACACTCCATACTCGCTTACGGAAAATTATGAACGAAAACCTGATGCTGTAGCTGAAGTATACTTTTACAATCGCATTTTACATGTGGACGATCAAAGATTTTGAAGGAAACTCGCCATCTAATGAATAAATCAACTTTGGTTATCTATACATCTCAAAAATGTCAGCGATAAATTGGAATAAATTAATGATCCTTTCAGTAAGCGTAGAAggactttaaaaaattactagaaCCACACTTCAATACTGAATGAGCAAATTGATGATGCAATGGAAAACTAACTCATTTGATTCACcttgtttcaaaaaatttcaaaacttaaatcaaaattattcatccgtcattatttctttaattatcgGATGAAAGTACTTTAAGAGTTTAAGTGAAACTGAAAAGTTTTCATTCACTTCTAGAATGAAGTCACCCGATTTTAATAACGGAACATAAGTTTGAACATTAAATGACAAGAAATCCCACAACAGAATCACAAGAATTCAAATTCATGtctgaaaaattttagaatacaACATCGAAAAGAATAAccagaaattaataaagaaacattattaatttttaagattgatgaaaataatataaaatacctGTCAAATTGAAAGTATTTACGTGAAttacaaaattcaaataaagataTCCCTATGAAAACACAATTTccataaaatgtatttaaaaaaatgtttgacCATATATTATTCGAAAatcattatttgtttataattttatttgatattaaatattcgtAAGTCATATTGTAAACATAAACAAGCACTAACTTAACGTACAAATGATGTTCAAATAACATGTTTAACATAATGCGAAATGCAatcattacataataaaatcaatttacatataattgtaaaatttatgacttttatttccttttacaTTATCGTTTTTTGACAGGTTTGCTTGAATTATTAGACATTCCAACATTTGTCTTTTTACGAGATGATCTACGAAGTGTTGGCTGTATAGGTGCTGTCGGAATTCCCTAATTACGACATTTCGGCATTACGACATATGTCGTAAATAATGCCGTAACCGTAATGTGGCGCCGTAATTAATCATGATCACGTGACTTTTACAAATGCTAAACGATCGACAGGACTAtctccttttttggaaatctgtgtaacgtcacgtgataaaacgcgaaaaaaaaaattgacccAGCATTACGAACTTGACTGAAATTAAGTTTAGTCTTATTCATTTACggcatatatatttatgacaTTACGGCATTAAATTCAATTACAGCATTACGACGTCATGGTATTTACGATTTATGGCATTTAATTACAGCATTACAGCACGTGCCGTAACCGTAAAAATAATTCTGATAGCATCTATAGTTGGCTGCGGTGTTGATTTTCTAATGTTAACAATGTCAacagaataaatattaataaaatcaattttttattacatatttaaaagATACATACAAATTTGAAGATTTATTTGGATTCTTTATAATTGCACTAGTCGAAATCAAAAATTTCGGTCATGTGACTTTTGGCTAAATTTCAGCCAAACTGTGACCAAAGTTTCGACACATGACTTTTCTAATATCACTAAtttctgatttattttattttattttatttctgaGAGAGGAGTAACCAATAACAAACATAATAGAAGTTAACAACTACAAGTAGTGAAAAACTATACTATTAGGGTACTGTGATTATTAATCTCGTATAATAGGACCTCACCTTTTGAACTACACTACTCTAACAGTAAAACTACACTACTGATAAAGGACTGaacataaaaaacaattaaaactaaaaaagaagAGATCTGTATTATTCTTTTGACCAATAAAGGCCGCCACCTGTAAATACTGACATAGGTGGAGTGGTTCACACTATTCTAATTGTTGTACGATGGTAATTTAAGTTTGTACAAGGGGTgtccaaaaattaaaatgtattaaaatactAGTCTAAGGGTAAAATGTAACTTGGAGTATTATAAAAACAAGACTATCAGTTAGCCACcagtatttaattaaaatcaacTGATAGTGTATAGATGTGAGTACTTAGTACGAGGTAAAAGGTCTACAACCTTCTTCAGTGGACTcaggtaattttaattttttgatagaatccaatcatttattatagGCTAAATGGAAATCTGCGTAAGATTGACGTTTGTTTGGTTAGCGTTCGAGTTTTTTAGTGTTATCTGACGTTTCACCTTTGTAACGATGATAATGAGCATGAGAATTAATCACTGAAAAGTAATCGATTTTAAATTGAGCTAATTCCTactttaatgtttttatttgtttgcttgttttgaatttatttttcatctgCTGAGTTTATCTTGCAGTTGTGTTCGTCAGGTTGTTAAATTATTGATCGTTTTATGATAAAGGTTTTGAAAATCTATCAGATCTTTTGTCATACCTTCCAGGTATTCTATCCTTTTCTCGGATGTGTTCTAGAGCTTCACTCTTTTCATTAAGTTATTTTGATATTCTCATATGACTTTGTTTTGATCATGAAGTTCTTTACgttatttaataacattaacCCATTTTTTGCTTTCAGGTgcataaaattttcctttaagtTTTTCTTGTCTTTTAGAGACGTAAATTGGTTTATCAGTGACGTATAAAAAGAGATCATTAGGGATCAAAATACTCAGCATAAGGTGCCAAGTTTTTCCTTCTTCAGAAGGGATTGGAATTTGATTAGTATTTGAGAATTGAGCATCCAGTACTTGAACTGACAAGATCTTTTTATTTACCAGTGAGACCTTAATTGAGTCAAAGGGGATGGGGAATTTATAATCCTTTTTAATGTAAAGTGATGATTTTCTAGGTGTTGTATGGGTTTGTTGATATATtgtgaaagtaaaaaaagaaaatgatattgtCAAACACGATGTAATTGATCTATAATATTGTTAGCAGGTCGCTGAGTCTTAGGATATTGACTACGATTGTTAAAAATGGATTTGCAAGTGCGTTCAAATCAAAGTTTTTGTTTGTTATTACAGTTATTTTTTGAACTTTGGTGATGTGtgcaaaaattatctaatcgtTTGTGATACATGCAGTTAGAGATGGGCATGttatataacaatataaaatagcacaatgttatataacatatataacatatataacagttatataacataaataacaatgtgtaacaaatataatactggccaaaaaaattgtatagtGACTATAATTCtagccaaaattatattaaaaaatttctgatgTGATCAACgaaataatttccttttttgattcTTGTGTAACAACTGGCAAagattttctcaatttttattgggagacaaaatttccttttttggattttgtGTAACGTCACGTGATATGTACCGAAATTAGAACTTAATTCCGGCtaacttaaattaattttggccaattttgttatataatgttatatatgttatatatgttatataactaatattaaaaaatgttatatatgttatatatgttataaatgttatataacgTGTTATATGCCCATCTCTACATGCAGTAattgttgtaaatataataatattcgtGTCTATTAgctaaatatgaaatattataaaaaattctaaggCAATTTGAGTAAACatgttttttgtatttattaaccTATTGGTTGAATAAATGGGTCACGTGAAAATGTTT is a genomic window containing:
- a CDS encoding uncharacterized protein (MEROPS:MER0013565) is translated as MENDGVLTSEPIKVDEFTKPLEGTSEESISLSDGGIREATEAEILDSLGEEENLSGSPRPQPRPKPGRNNACNVNNDKENTGTGEVTKRISSWFSSFWVSSHDTNGEVSDKDDPEFARFKQGLLDSLNNGSTPEPISQISKDNSIWLMGVCYEVSGDRNSSESNGSFYEGSHYYYTTPGSFPHLSMQQQTLSPTNFPAEFYQDFTSRIWCTYRHNYAPIKPTHFTNDGGWGCMLRSSQSLLANALIIQFLGREWRRINRGEDSWDRYVEILAWFIDDMSSRCPFSVHRVALLGKQLGKNIGEWFGPLTASQVIKALVEDYSAAQLSVHVVTDGVVYKNEVYKVAKNNRSGRDFFQSVLILVSTRLGTDNLNPKYYDALKAYFRFPHSVGIAGGKPSSSYYFIGTQGDDLFYLDPHHSRPALELKAIQEFTEEEMATFHCDTLRKIPISQLDPSMLLGFYCQNSEEFENFCNLVEEISKDHMPVFTIEQEEPVYNSDVDFISEDDELGNSEKEEEDIVDVAENEAEL